GAGCTGAATGTTGCTGGCTGGAACAGGGCCACGACAAACGCCAGCTCAAAGGGAAGGACGTTAGCAGGACCAGTCCAGCTCCAGCATCTGAAGGTTCTGGTGGTTCCTGTCACATGTCCGCTCTgtccctttttcttttcattgctCCCCCaattctcttctcttttcctgaATCATGACCACTAACAATTTTCCTCAATGGGAATGCTGGAATCTGATCTCTAAATCATTCACTTGATACCATCAGGACTTCTCTTACTTGATCCAAGACTCTTCATCATCCAGGTCCCTGAAGAACTGGTGCAGGCGGTGGGACTCGTTAAGCTTAGCGCGTCGACTAGCAGCCATGGTCTTGATCTTGGTGAAGCGCTCGTTGACGCCGTTGCGCTTGTCCTTCACCTGTGATGTGTCAAAAGCGTCACTGCCCATGAGGCTGTCGGCCTGACCATTCAGATCCTTCAGGCGGTCCTGCAGAGAGAACACAGACGCTGAGTGATGCTGAGCCGTGGCAGCCCTGGCTGCGGCTCAGGAGACACCAcggctgattatggctcagtcCTACAGACCACATCTTTAAGAGCAAAATGCAGAGTCATTAATGGCTCCACAAATGACCATTTGCTCCCCTGACCAGCTTTCCAATGAGCGTGAAACAGATGGACAACAAACACCGACCTTCACCACTATATGATGATATATGATCTGTGATGTTGCCCAGCTGTCCTGGAGCTTTCTGTTCTAGTATAGACACTTTAAAGAGGCTTGAAGTGACTGAAGGCCTAACCTCATGGGCAGAGATGTCTGCTTCCAGCAGCTGGTGTTTCTTCAGCAGGTTGTTAACTGATGCCAAATCTTTGCCATAATCCTCAGAGGCGAGCAGAGCCTCCACCTGAGGGACACAAACATCACACGCTTGCAGTTTTACATTTATGCACGTTGGAGCACGTGTAGCAAGAATGTAGAGGCAGTCTTTTTACCTCAGACAGCCAGAAATCAAAGTCCTTGATGCCCGTGTTGAagttctgctgtttgttggCCTCTTTGAGCTTCTGGCTTTTTTCAGCAGATTTGTTGACGAGGAACTGCCACTGTTCATCCAGGGCACCCAGCCGGCTCTGAGAAACCCACCAATCACAGGTGAAGAAGGGTCCCCCAGCAGGACAATTAAAGTTGCAGAGCTCATAGACACGGGCCTCAGACAGACCATACCTTGACTGCGTCCTCACTGCCAGCGCAGGCTCCTCTCTGGATCAGGGCGTTGCCCGTGTCAATGACGCCACGGATCCGGTCCGCGTTAGCATGCAGCTCAGCTTCAAAGGCCTGATGTTTCTGATGCTTACTCTGAcatggcacaaacacacactcgtgtaAATGATGGTCCGAGTTCAGACACATTCAGCCAATgcagcacgctcacacacatgtgcgcacaaacacacacacaaacacaatgtgTCAGACGGGATACAGGATGTGTGTCAGTTTACAGGACATTTACACAAACTACAGGAAGAGTCAGTTCAAAACTGCTTCTTTTGCCACAAGTTTCTCAGCTAATCCCAAAGTTGGTGATCAAAGGGAGGACAAGACCTTCAGTTTGATTCCAGGAGCAAGTCTGGAAGCTTTTAATAATCAGAAGCAAGTTTGAAGCTGACGCTCACTGTCCAATAAAACCGACAGTGAAACCCACTGATGTCGACCCTCGATGGCAAATTAAAGcttaaacatgaaaacaaatgcagagaCTACATTCAGGAACTCTGAAATGGATGAAATTACAACCAAGGTGGAAAAGACGCTAACACAAAGATGCTAAAGATGAACACACTAAGAGCCTGCTGGTGTTAGTCAGCTGACACACTAATCACTTACCAGCAGCTTGGACAGCTAAAAGAAATAACAGTGGAAGAAGATTTCAGTCTCAGGCATTTTCACACAACTTCAGTATcaacagagcagaaaaaaagtctcatttttctttgtataCGTCAACTGTCTCAACATGAGCGTCACGACTCCCGGAATCCTTTAGAAGCCCCAAGACTGGCGACTGCGTGGCTATCCTGCACACAGAAGTGCCACAGCCTTACCTGGATGTTTGTGGGGTCCTTGTAAGACTCGTCCGTTGCTGTCTGGAGCTTTTCACTGATCCATGCCTCAATTTCATCCACGTCCCTACTGAACTGCTGCAAGGTCTGAGATTCGCCCAGTTTGGAGCGTTTTTCGATCATCTTGGCTTTCAGCCGCCGCCACCTTTAAAAcaccacagtcggcacatccaTGAGTGTAGCTTCACCCAAACGAATATTCCAATCACACAAATGTTTTTGATCCTTCAGATTTGAGTGCTCGTCCCTGAGCAGTGTAGACCATCCTGTGGTCTGGGCTGCTTCACACCTGCTGCTCCGGAGTCAGCCTTCCCAGAGGAACCTCACTCACATGTGCTTGTGTGTTCGTTAAAGTGCTAATCAAATACCTGTCAAGGACTTCATTGCAGCGGTTGTAGATCTCAGATTTGGCGTAATGGTCAGCTCCTATCAGCTGGTCAGCAAAGGACTGCAGAGCAGcaatcttctcctcctgcagaagcAGAATTTAGCACTTCTCGAAGATCAGTCAGTTCATTTAAAGCTCCTGTTGGACTGACAAGATTCCCTCACCTGCACATTAATGGCCTTGTCAAAATCTTCATGTTTCTTGATCAGAGCCTCCACGCTGTCCAAAGAGTCACCCTTGTCATCACTGGCGAGGAAGGCTTCCCGCGCCGCCATCCAGTTCTCCGCCTGCTCACAGTCTCTGCTGAAGAGCTGCAAATGTGGGTCAGCCTGCTGTCAGCACCAACACACAATCTTTCACGTCTCTTTCACAGCTGAACGCTGCTACCTGGAGCTCAAGGCACTGATCCAACATCATGCGGCGTTGCACCCAGGCCTTCTCCAGGTCAGTGCGTTCATGGTCCAGGGCGTCCagtttctgctggatctcagggCTAGCATAGTGGCCGCGTACCAGCAACTGCTGACCAAACTGTTCAAAAGCCTGAAAGGTTCCTGCCCGAGCGTCGATCTCTGTCCGGTGTTCctggaagaagaaagaaaaaataaataaatgtccgagtgtgtttgtatgtgtaaATGTAACACGGACACACAATGACTGAATACCTGGTGTCTTTCCAGAAGCGCCTCTGCTCCAGTCACATCTTTAGCCAGCTCCTCCGAGGACACCAGCCCTCTTATGCCGTTAATCCAGGACATCAAATCTCTGAGAAAGTGAATTTAACATTAAACAAAAACACTAGACTTATGGACACCAAAAGGGTGAGAGACACACTTGTGTCCATCTGCTCATTCATACTGTAAGTGTACTTATTTATTACCTGAAGTCAGACAGGAAGCGCTGCAGGTCATGAGAGTTCGCAAGCTTGTCTTTGCGCTGATCAGCCCGACCCACCAAGCTGCTCCAGGCAGTGTTCAGCTCAGTACACTTCTCCTTAATATCATCCACAGCCTCAGGGTGGGACTGAATCAAACGCTCAGCCATCTCCCCCAGAGAGTTGACCTGGGCAGGGATGAAGAAACaagcaaaacattaaaatcacaaAGAAAGCAAAGCTTGAGTGGAGCAAAGATGAAATACCTTATCTCCCAGAGCTGCCAGGTCTCTCTCGAAGCCTTCATGTTTGCGCTGCAGCGCCTGAACACTGGCCAAGTCATGACCGTAGTTGTCAGTGTTGAGGGCctggtttttttcttcaatcCATTCTTTGGTTTCATCAGCATCTCTGAGGACACAAATGAGAAAATAGTGTTTTAAACTGATCTCAAGTGCAAACGTATGGCTCTGGCGCATCAAAGACAACACTGGGCTGGTAACACCCAGCTAAATAACTGATGCCACAGCCATTGAACATGTGAATCTTCAATACCTGTGGAAGCGCTGCACCTCATGAGCGCTGCCCAGCATGTGGCTCCTCTCTTCAGCAAGCTGCTGCAGGGAACGCCAGCGATTATTCAGCTCCTACACACAGTCAGCAAGACGTGATCAGTGGAGGTATTAAATCAGGATCAGTACAGGTAGTTAAGTTTCTAATGAATTGTCTGAATTTATGTACTGGTAGTTCCATCAAAGAATCAAATcatgttaaaacaacaaatttaaATTCAGCTAAAGACAGTTTCTATTCAAACAACTCAGATCTAATCATGCAAACAAGGCAAAGACAAGCAGAGGAATATGTTCatggtggagtgtgtgtgagagagagagactcaacATATGCCAAAGATCACTTCTACTGCACTGAATAAAGTGAAGTCTCATGTTAAGCTGTATTCTTTCTCTTCTAATATGGTCATGTCTGCTCAGACTGAGGCCGAGGTGGCCCTCATCATCTTACCTTGATGGTATTAAAGTTAGCCGTTGTCTGAACAGCTAAGCGGATGTTCTGGAGTAAAAGGTAAAGAAGGGGGACACCACACCAGTCACAGGTTAGAAAACCCAGTAATCCTTAGTCTCAGTCAGAATCAATCAGAGCATAATTAGCATAGCAGCCATGGCTAGCAGAACCACCAAAGAGACCAGGACCATTTAAGACTCGAGAAAGCATGAGACACCAATCGCATGGCTGGAAGATGATTAAGGGCATGATTGAAGCCACACTAGCATCCAACATTTACCTCACTCAACTTGCTTAAGACCAAACAAAATGATGGTTAAATGCAGGTGATAATACAGATAAAGGGAGAACAAACCTTCCACGGAGATGCAGTTTTAGAGTCCGCTTCATCCTGTTGAAGAAAAAGATCACTCTGAAGAACTTCACCAAATACATCAAGCAAGTCAAATGTgtttgaaagaggaaaaacatcgACACCTTGCCAGGAGCAGCACCAAgtacctcctgctgctgtaaagtcagaagaacaaaacaagatgaatgttctgcagcagctgctgcttaaATATGTTGAAAACTGGGTCCTGAAAGCAGTCAGGTACCTGAGCCTGAACCATGGGCGTCTCTTCAGCCATGAGACCTTCAGACTCCAGCTCCGCTGCCACTTTGTTGATGTCCCTCAGACGAGACTCATTGGCTTTTAGATCCTGAACACAAGAACATCATTTCCACCATCAAGACACAGAGTGAAATATCTGTTTATCTGCAGCTGAAAGGCTGTGAGGTTGTTCTTAGAATAAACACTGAAGGACTTTAGCAGACCTTTGACAACATTGTGTAGTTAATGGTTGAGTGAAAAGCTCTAGCTAAAACGTGACCTTAACAGGAAGAGCgatgctgctgcacacatgATGCATTACGCTGCACAGAAACTCTGCTTGTTTTAAAACTGAGTTCACCTTCTGGAAGTCATCAAACTTCTTCTGCAggacctccacctgctccagaTCAGATCCGACCTCTTCGTTGGTGAGGGTGCTCTCCTTTTCATGGATCCACTGCTGCAGCTCGTTGGCCTCACGGAACAACATGAACTTCTTGCAGCTCTTCTCTAGCATGTCCTTGCGCTTCTCTCCCAGCTCCAGCAGATTGGAATACCTAGAACAGTTGCCAAGAGAGGACTGAATGAGGGATGGGTGACTAATAGCCCCCACTGGTGATGAGCAGGATGAGGATGACGAGGAGGGAGAATCTGTTTGAAAGGAACTGATTATTTCTATTTTGTTGGACAAACAGAATGGACAGAGCCATCCAGCAGCTCGCAAACCATACTGGCAGCAAACTGCTTTTGCAACCAATTCTGAGTCGAGAGGATTCTATCCATGAAAAATCATGTGTCATTTCCAGCTGTGTTTAGCAGACAGCTCAACAAAGGGCTTAAACATGTGCATCTCTCCCTGACTGAGTGCATCTATAGATGCATCCTCTCAGTTCAGATAACACCAATAAAAGGTGGTAATAACAATGTTGCAGTGACCACATGAACTAGAACATATGTTTTCATGGCTTCGTGCTGAATCAGCAGTTGAAAGCTGCATGTAGCTGAACCAGTGACTGAAGAGCAGCCGCTCCTATTACAGCTGTTAAATAATGATGCACCGCAAGAGAGGTAGATAAAGCACTAATGATATCTGAAAATCATAGGAGGCAAACAAATAGCCAGTGATTATGACTGGACAATGATGATAATTACAGACCTTCACATATTCAAAACGGGCAGATTAGGGCTCACTTGTAACTGTAACTACTCGGGTCTTCATACATGTTCTAAAAAGCACCAGAGTGCAGATAGAATGTCTGtccagaaggaaaaaaaatcttgtgaATAAAACaactcaaatgaaaaaaaatgacaaatgaaaatGGGAAGTGAACCATCAAAGCCACCAATGGGAAGCAGAGGGTGTAGGTCAGGCTCTTCTAACCCAGTGCTGACTAGAGGGTCACATAAACACAACAGAAGAGGGTTTGGGGTAGCGATGGATGGAAAACTGTTGAGCATCACAACCACAAGAAGACGCAGAGGAACACTTGGTCCTACTCACAGCTCTTCAACCTGCTTCATGCGCACAGAAACGCTGCAGGCCTCCTTGGTGACAAGCCTGCTCGGTGGCAAGTCAAGACAAAAGTGCAGCAAAACAATGTCAGGTTACAATCAATGCTGGTAAATATGAACCAGAGGCAACATCATTAGATTTAAAATGAGTTCACGAAGAGAGGACAGAGCACAGAAGACACACTTCACACCAACAGCTCGATAAGTCTAGTGAGGAAAAGGAAACGAGGCAGTACCCCACACTAAAAAGGAAAGACTTTCTTACTGGTTCTCAATTTGATCCTGACGCAGTGCAATGCTGCCATGCTCGTCCAGGAGATTCTCCCTAGAAGAGGACTGGTTGGGGTCCAACTTCTTCACATAAGCAGCAGGAACAAAGCCCTGGCGGTCATTCACCTCCACCTTCCACCAATCCTACAAGAAAGCGCCAGATACAAACAAGTAAACTGGAGAACATAAGCAGCTGCTTGAGCCTCCGCACAAGGACTAGAGAAGGTGTCTAAACTAGAGCTTTTTAACATGGCCGGGCTGCTGCCCCGAGGTCGGGGTATTGACCCAAGGCCAGAGCTGCGGCAGATGTGTTTAACGCTGACTGGAAATATCAACATCAAGACTTTGGATTTTGCCAGAGGAGTCGTCCTGGTGCTGATACACTAGGCTGTAGTTTTTGCTCCTGAACACATGCCATCCAGGGTGTCCGGAGAGATCTGCCCATCAAACTTTCAACAACATGGAACTATAGAGTGCATCCAGCACCACCAGTGTTGTTAATATATTTGAGATTTCAGCATGAAAAGTGTTCAGGAAGGTAACTGAAAACAAAATGATTCCAAATTTATGGGCAACAATCTATCTAGTGACTTTCTTTTGGATTTAACTAAAATAATTATGCCACTTTACCGGGTAATATTACTAAGAGTTTCTCCCACTCAAGGCATTTTGAATGCTGGGCATGAGTGTATTCGCCCCTGCACGTGTTTGTACCTTGTTAGTGCTGTTGAGCAGTGTGAGGATGTCTCCCTTCTTCATGGTTACTTCACGTGGACTCTTCTCCTGATAGTCATACAAGGCAAGGACCAGCTCTTTCCCAGTCTCATCATCAGTTGGTGCCACTTGTTGCTGTTCAATGAGAGTCACTTCATCTTAGACAGTCTGCCAAACATCTGACTACACTTAGCCGACAGTCGGATTAAAGTCTGCCGACAGTCCTGAGACGATTGAATAGCTGCTCAAAAGAGGAGGGACTCGGGTCTTACCCTGCAGGACTGGGCCTGCTCCTTCAGGCCCTGGATGCTGCTGCCGTAGGCACTCAGGTCAGACATCAGGGCCTCGTGTTTCTTAAGAAGCGCCTGTTAAAGAGAAACTGGGTGAAGCTGCATTTGTCACGGAGACATTAACCAAAACGATGGAAGCTGACTGAAAGGTAAAGACGCGTTTCAGTGTCCAACAGAAAACACTTTGCCTGCATTCACCTCAGCAGAGTCCTCATCTTTGCCATAGTCTGGGCTGCCAACAATAGGCTCCTTCTCCCTCATCCAGGATTCCGCCTCATTGGCATCAGCAAAGTACTGCTGGGCCTGCAAAGAGTCCTCTAGATCCTGTTTCCTCTGGGAAGCCTTCAGCTTCAGTGTGTCCCAACGTCCATGTACTTCAGTCAGCTTAACTTTCACATCCTCTCCTGCAAAGTGTCCTGagatgacagaaagaaagatgCTACCAGAATACTACCAAATACCAAATCTATACCAAAAACCATGCAAGAGGCAGCTGGATAGGGCAGTAAATGTTTGACGAGAGTCCTGACACATGCCCACTCATCACTTTCTTAAATAGCTTGATCATTGCACCAATTTACAATGAGCTCCAAActcaaggaagaaatgagacagaaaatactaaaacaaaccaaatgtaTACCTTCTTCCACCATTGCTTCTCCTTTCTGAGTGACAGCCTTGATACGGGGCTCATGACCAACGATTTCAGCCTGCAGGGCCTGGTGCTTCTTCAGGAGGTTCTGGACACCGATCAAATCTTTGCCTTCAGAAATACCAAACAGAAATCAGTAAGGAGGCACAAACAGGTAGTCTCACCTGATTAAAGCATAGCCATGAATTAAAGTAAAAGACTTTGGTGAGAGGACGGGGTCTCACCTCTGTTGGTAGAGGCAGCAAGAGGCTCTTTCTCCCGGATCCAagtctcctcatcctccacgtctctgaagagctgctgcagcctcagggAGTCCGACAGCTTCTGCTTGCGCATGGCCATGGGCTCACGCAGCGCTTCGTAACGCACCACTAAAGCCTCCTGCTTCTTGCGGATGTTGTCAGCGTCAAAGTGTCCGGCCTCTTGGAACTGGCGGGCCTGGATGGTTATGCCATCGATGCGATCCTTGGAGAGGAACATTTACATCGTGAGGACAAACTGGTGTATGAATACATAAAGTTGTTGGCACCCTTCGGTTATGGAACGAAAAATACAAAAgtaggaaaaaataaaactcaGGGCTGTCAAAGCCGTTCATGAATAAGTGCGTGTCATTGACACCTTTACCTGTATTTCATGCAAAACACATCTGATGTCCAGGTGTCACAAAGAATTAAAAAACCTAATGCTTCAGATGCAAGCTGTAACCTTAGTGCCCTCTGGAGTCCTTGATGGCAGGTTTTGTGACCCTCTGGTCAAAGTGTCTCAGCTAGACAAAAAGCAACACTCTGCCTCTTGACTGTCCCGCCTCAACCTTCCAGAGGCCGATATGCTGCTTTAAGGTGTGTCTGGAGTTGCTGGTGCCAGCACTGCCACACCAACCACACCAGGAGGGAAATCATGGGATTCTGACTCACTGGGTTCATTTGGAATAAAGCAAGGTCGTGTTTTCAGTCAGTCACTACTGATCGTTTctctggcctgtgtgtgtgtgtgtgcgtgcgcgtgcacatTGTGTTGCTACCTGGTGTGCAGCCACATCAGCCTCCAGCAGAGCgtgcttcttctgcaggttttgAACACTGGTCAGGTCCTTGCCATAGTCGTCTGATGCCAGGTGACCCTCGACCTCATACAGCCACAGCTCAATGTCTTCTACGTTCCTgttgaactgctgctgctggttggccTCGCGAAGCTTGATCCCTTTACAAGAATGTCACATCTCAGGCAATTTGAAgagttttttttgtgtgaatttatggaaaatggaaatgttAACTAGGCATAGGTGTTACTAATGATAAATAAATTGGTTCTTTTTAACTCCTCATGTTTAACTCCAATGTCTGCACAGTTCATAAGCTGCTCCACGGTATATGTGCATGGCCGGTACCTTTGAGCTCCGTGGCCTCCAGGAGTTTCTTCCACTGAGAGCTGACCTCTTCCATTCGCCGTGCAACCTCACTGGAAGCATAATGTTTCCTCTCCAGTAACTCTTGCCCAGACTTCTGCAGGGCATCTATGCGACTCTGGTTAGCTGACAGCTCTGCTTCAAACGCCTGGTGTTTCTGCACCTTACCCTGCAGGTTGGAGGGGTCCTGTTGGCCAAAGTACACCAGAACCACTGAtcaaaacatctaaaaaaacaacaaaaaaggacaAATCTTACAACAAATGTCTGATAAAGTACTTTGTAAGCCTCATCTGTAGCCGTCTTCATCTTCTCATTAATCCAGCTCTTCAGCTCATCCGAGTCCCTGAAGAACTGCTGCAGATGAAACGAATCCTCCAGGGCAGCGCGGCGGGATTGAGCGCGCTCATGCAAGGCATTACGGCGGCTCAGCAGCTACAAATGAGCAACAAAGTCAAAGTTTCATTCTAAAATGCTGCCAACTGCTTTGACATTCAGGGTTTGTGTTTAGGAAGGCTGTTATGATAAAGTTAAGGGGGTTTAAGGATCACTTACTGCATCTCTGCGAGTAGCCACGTCCTCTTTAGCATAGTGATTGTTCTGTATCAGTTTAGTAGCAAATTCATCCAGGGCCTTCAATGGTACAAGAACATAAATTTAAAGCAGCTTTTACGGACATATCATTAAAAAACTACACattaaatttggtgtttgaACTTCTTGACTAGAATGGGTGACTTACAGTGATCTTCTCTTCTTGAGCACTGAGGGACTTCTCAAAGTCCTCGTGTTTCTTCAGCAGTGCCTCTACGCTGTCCAGGGAGTCTCCAAGGTCTTCATTCAGCAGGAAAGCCTGTACAATTCACACCAAAGCCAAATGAATCCTAATCCCAGTTTGGCCATGAAAGGCAGTTTCTGTTGACTCAGAAAGCTGTGGTGTGTCAGCCCACCTCCTGTTTACTCATCCAGTTGTCCACCTGCTCAGTGTCCCTGTAGAAGAGCTGCAGGTCCATGCACTGTTCGTACTGCTGCCGCCGCACCTCCCACAAGTTCAACAGAGACTCCTTCTCATTAGAGAGGATACTCAGCTGCAAACACATCAAAACGCCATGAACATTGACATCGTGGCAGCGTATTGACAGCACAGTTTCATTTTATGAAATGGATGGTGAAATGACGGTCTAGAAGCAATCCCACCTTTTCCTTAACCTCATCAGATGCATAATGTCCCGTGTTGAGCAGAGCCTGGCCGGCTTCATCAGTGACTCTAAAACTGTCCTCATGGGCATCGATCTCTCCCTtggagaaaaggaaacatttaacaATATTCAGTGGTTCTTTGACAAAAAATCCTCATCAGGGCTCCAACATGTGGTTAGAGAAGTTTTTACCTTGTGTTCCTGATGGCGATCTAGCAGAGCCTCAGCTCCAGCCACGTCATTGGCCAGTTCATCAGCATTGATCAGGGCCTGCATCTCTGTCACCCAGCTGGTCAGATCCCTGAAGTCAGCAGTGAAGCGCTGCAGCCTGATGGGGCGAGAGGACCTCTGTGACCACACACTCATACAGGGGACTTGTATCTGCATATTTGATGCATCTCTGATCCACACTACAACGATCCTCGGCATCAATTTGTTTCTGCTATTTTACCGGTAGGAGTCATTCAGGCGAGCATGGCGTTCAGCTGCGAGAGTGCGAATCTGCTCCCAGTTGGTGACAAGTTCATCTTTCTTCAGCAGGATCTGTGAGGCGTTCTGTGGATGTGTCTCTTGCAGACGTTCTGCATCACCGCCAAGTGTGTTAACCTGGTTTAGCAGAAGACCAGAACACCCTTACAAATTGCTGTGACAGTTCAGTAACATGTAGATATCTATAAGGAAGCTCCTTACCTTATCTTCAAGGGCAGCCAGATCTCTTTCCAGACCCTCGTGTTTGCGAAGGAGAGCCTGAACACTGGCCAGGTCACGACCAAAGTCATCGGAGGCCATTAGCTGCTCCTTTTCCTTGATCCAGCTGATGGTCTCATCCACATCCCTGCAGGTTCAACCACACATGCCCGAGTTATCAAGGCAGCAAAGAAGTCTTTCACGTTATTAGAATTACAGTGTGTCTATAGAGCTTTACACAAACAGGGTCAATTCAAGCTATGGTTAGATGAATGAAGCTCTCCACCTGTTGAATCGTTGCACTTCTGCAGCACCAAACAGCCGGCCCTGCCTCTGCTGGGCCAGGCCCTTCAGGCGCTGCCAGGCAGCGTTCACCTCATCCTGCTTACGGACTATGAGCTCAACCTCTGGGTGGGATTCCTGGGTCAGCTTGGCTGCTAGTTGGTTGACCTCATTAACACGCTCCTCATGAGCAGCAAGATCTGCCTGGAACTCTTCAAATTTCTTCTGCAGGAGTTCCACATGCTCCAAGTCCTGGCCCAGCTCTTCAGATGTTGCCATGGCCTCCTACAGGTCAAATGCATCAACAGGTTTGAAGGAGGTATCAGGGACGCACTGCTAACATTTACAACTCAACCATATCTTTACTCTCCCCTCCCCAGAAGGCAGAGTCTCCACCACTGGACTAGTGTGGTGGAA
The sequence above is drawn from the Takifugu rubripes chromosome 6, fTakRub1.2, whole genome shotgun sequence genome and encodes:
- the sptan1 gene encoding spectrin alpha chain, non-erythrocytic 1 isoform X2; amino-acid sequence: MDTTGVKVLETADDIQDRRQQVLDRYRRFKELSIMRRQKLEDSFRFQCFRRDAEELEKWIQEKLQIASDENYKDPSNLQGKLQKHQAFEAEVQANAGTIIKLDEIGNLMISEGHFASEIIRTRLEELHRLWDLLLQKTKEKGMRLLQAQKLVQYLRECEDAMDWISDKEAMATSEELGQDLEHVELLQKKFEEFQADLAAHEERVNEVNQLAAKLTQESHPEVELIVRKQDEVNAAWQRLKGLAQQRQGRLFGAAEVQRFNRDVDETISWIKEKEQLMASDDFGRDLASVQALLRKHEGLERDLAALEDKVNTLGGDAERLQETHPQNASQILLKKDELVTNWEQIRTLAAERHARLNDSYRLQRFTADFRDLTSWVTEMQALINADELANDVAGAEALLDRHQEHKGEIDAHEDSFRVTDEAGQALLNTGHYASDEVKEKLSILSNEKESLLNLWEVRRQQYEQCMDLQLFYRDTEQVDNWMSKQEAFLLNEDLGDSLDSVEALLKKHEDFEKSLSAQEEKITALDEFATKLIQNNHYAKEDVATRRDALLSRRNALHERAQSRRAALEDSFHLQQFFRDSDELKSWINEKMKTATDEAYKDPSNLQGKVQKHQAFEAELSANQSRIDALQKSGQELLERKHYASSEVARRMEEVSSQWKKLLEATELKGIKLREANQQQQFNRNVEDIELWLYEVEGHLASDDYGKDLTSVQNLQKKHALLEADVAAHQDRIDGITIQARQFQEAGHFDADNIRKKQEALVVRYEALREPMAMRKQKLSDSLRLQQLFRDVEDEETWIREKEPLAASTNRGKDLIGVQNLLKKHQALQAEIVGHEPRIKAVTQKGEAMVEEGHFAGEDVKVKLTEVHGRWDTLKLKASQRKQDLEDSLQAQQYFADANEAESWMREKEPIVGSPDYGKDEDSAEALLKKHEALMSDLSAYGSSIQGLKEQAQSCRQQVAPTDDETGKELVLALYDYQEKSPREVTMKKGDILTLLNSTNKDWWKVEVNDRQGFVPAAYVKKLDPNQSSSRENLLDEHGSIALRQDQIENQLVTKEACSVSVRMKQVEELYSNLLELGEKRKDMLEKSCKKFMLFREANELQQWIHEKESTLTNEEVGSDLEQVEVLQKKFDDFQKDLKANESRLRDINKVAAELESEGLMAEETPMVQAQQQEVLGAAPGKDEADSKTASPWKNIRLAVQTTANFNTIKELNNRWRSLQQLAEERSHMLGSAHEVQRFHRDADETKEWIEEKNQALNTDNYGHDLASVQALQRKHEGFERDLAALGDKVNSLGEMAERLIQSHPEAVDDIKEKCTELNTAWSSLVGRADQRKDKLANSHDLQRFLSDFRDLMSWINGIRGLVSSEELAKDVTGAEALLERHQEHRTEIDARAGTFQAFEQFGQQLLVRGHYASPEIQQKLDALDHERTDLEKAWVQRRMMLDQCLELQLFSRDCEQAENWMAAREAFLASDDKGDSLDSVEALIKKHEDFDKAINVQEEKIAALQSFADQLIGADHYAKSEIYNRCNEVLDRWRRLKAKMIEKRSKLGESQTLQQFSRDVDEIEAWISEKLQTATDESYKDPTNIQSKHQKHQAFEAELHANADRIRGVIDTGNALIQRGACAGSEDAVKSRLGALDEQWQFLVNKSAEKSQKLKEANKQQNFNTGIKDFDFWLSEVEALLASEDYGKDLASVNNLLKKHQLLEADISAHEDRLKDLNGQADSLMGSDAFDTSQVKDKRNGVNERFTKIKTMAASRRAKLNESHRLHQFFRDLDDEESWIKEKKLLVSSEDYGRDLTGVQNLRKKHKRLEAELGAHEPAIQSVLDTGKKLSDDNTIGQEEIQQRLAQFVDHWKELKDLSGARGQRLEESLEYQQFVANVEEEEAWINEKLNLVGSEDYGDTLAAVQGLLKKHEAFETDFTVHRDRVGDVCSNGEELIKKNNHHVHNISAKMAALREKVSELERAAAQRKAKLDENSAFLQFNWKADVVESWIGEKENSLKTDDYGRDLSSVQTLLTKQETFDAGLQAFQQEGITNITALKDQLLAAKHVQSKAIEARHAALMKRWNQLLSNSAARKEKLLEAQEHFRKVEDLFLTFAKKASAFNSWFENAEEDLTDPVRCNSLEEIRALREAHEAFRSSLSSAQADFNQLAELDKQIKSYQVVSNPYTWFTMEALEETWRNLQKIIKERELELQKEQRRQEENDKLRQEFAQHANAFHQWLQETRTYLLDGSCMVEESGTLESQLEATKRKHQEIRAMRSQLKKIEDLGAAMEEALILDNKYTEHSTVGLAQQWDQLDQLGMRMQHNLEQQIQARNTTGVTEEALKEFSMMFKHFDKEKSGRLNHQEFKSCLRSLGYDLPMVEEGEPDPEFEAILDTVDPNRDGNVSLQEYMAFMISRETENVKSSEEIESAFRALSTENKPYVTKEELYQNLSKEQADYCLSHMKPYLDSKGRELPSAFDFVEFTRSLFVN